In Mycoplasmopsis cynos, the following are encoded in one genomic region:
- a CDS encoding L-ribulose-5-phosphate 4-epimerase, with translation MSNERELMVNNSEILKLKKEVYEANMLLYKYRLAIHTWGNVSGITNDRKYMIIKPSGVSYEALTPDHMVVVDLENNVIDSQYKPSSDTPTHTLLYKANKNIKGIVHTHSPFAVSFAQAGKEIPCLGTTHADNFFGSVPCTRELSDAEINGEYEHNTGLVIIEHFNNNNISFESTTATLVKEHGPFVWSIKNPIDAVNLALTLEEIAKMALYTKILNPDKKEANRTLQNKHHSRKHGPNAYYGQDK, from the coding sequence ATGAGCAATGAAAGAGAGCTAATGGTGAATAATTCAGAAATTCTAAAATTAAAAAAAGAAGTTTATGAAGCAAATATGCTTTTGTATAAATATCGTCTTGCTATTCATACATGAGGAAATGTATCAGGTATAACTAATGATAGAAAATATATGATAATCAAACCTTCTGGAGTTAGTTATGAAGCATTAACACCTGACCATATGGTTGTTGTTGATCTTGAAAATAATGTAATAGATTCACAATATAAACCATCAAGTGATACACCAACACATACATTATTGTATAAAGCTAATAAAAATATAAAGGGTATAGTACATACTCATTCACCTTTTGCTGTTTCTTTTGCGCAAGCTGGTAAAGAAATACCATGTCTTGGAACTACTCATGCTGATAATTTTTTTGGTTCAGTACCGTGTACAAGAGAACTATCAGATGCTGAAATTAATGGTGAATATGAACATAATACTGGATTAGTTATTATTGAACACTTTAATAATAACAATATAAGTTTTGAATCAACAACCGCTACATTAGTAAAGGAACATGGACCATTTGTATGATCAATTAAGAATCCAATTGATGCTGTTAATTTAGCTCTAACCTTAGAAGAAATAGCTAAAATGGCTTTATATACAAAAATATTAAATCCTGATAAAAAAGAAGCAAATCGCACCTTACAAAATAAACATCACTCAAGAAAACATGGACCAAATGCTTACTATGGACAAGATAAATAA
- a CDS encoding L-ribulose-5-phosphate 3-epimerase has product MNLKNIENKKTRFVGIYEKAINNKFNWDEKIKIAKAAGFDFIEFSVDESDERLSRLDWNDETINNLLRTLIDNNFYFNSMCLSAHRRFPFGSKNEETRKKSLEIMEKALILAKKLGIRIIQIAAYDVYYEKADSETRKNFLNGMKECAKLASKYSVTLAFETMDTPFAGTISKCLSFLKFIDMPNFYIYPDLGNLNQFTKDVDNEILLGKDKIVAFHFKDTLPTKFKEVEWGKGTVDFAHSLTQIKINNINVPILIEMWSKNKPDETVDQNITKIKQAKDFYDEQWKRANGE; this is encoded by the coding sequence ATGAATTTAAAAAATATTGAAAATAAAAAAACAAGATTTGTTGGAATTTATGAAAAAGCTATAAATAATAAATTTAATTGAGATGAAAAAATAAAAATTGCTAAGGCTGCAGGTTTTGATTTTATTGAATTCAGTGTAGATGAATCAGATGAACGTTTATCAAGGTTAGATTGAAACGATGAAACTATTAATAATCTTTTAAGAACATTAATTGACAATAATTTTTACTTTAACTCTATGTGTTTAAGTGCTCATAGGCGCTTTCCATTTGGATCTAAAAATGAAGAAACAAGAAAAAAATCACTTGAGATTATGGAAAAAGCACTTATTCTTGCTAAAAAATTAGGTATCAGAATTATCCAAATTGCTGCTTATGATGTATATTATGAAAAAGCTGATTCTGAGACTCGAAAAAACTTTTTAAATGGTATGAAAGAATGTGCAAAACTTGCAAGTAAATATAGTGTCACTCTAGCTTTTGAAACTATGGATACTCCTTTTGCCGGTACAATTTCTAAATGTCTTTCATTTCTAAAATTTATAGATATGCCAAACTTTTATATATATCCAGATCTTGGGAATCTTAATCAATTTACAAAGGATGTTGATAATGAAATTTTATTAGGAAAAGATAAGATTGTTGCATTTCACTTTAAAGATACACTACCAACTAAATTTAAAGAAGTTGAATGAGGAAAAGGAACTGTTGATTTCGCTCACTCATTAACTCAAATTAAAATAAATAATATTAATGTTCCTATATTAATTGAAATGTGATCTAAAAATAAACCTGATGAAACAGTTGATCAAAATATAACTAAAATAAAACAAGCAAAGGATTTTTACGATGAGCAATGAAAGAGAGCTAATGGTGAATAA
- a CDS encoding 3-keto-L-gulonate-6-phosphate decarboxylase UlaD, with translation MALPLLQIALDNLTIEDAIKSARKAEKYIDVIEVGTILLASEGKKAISEIKKEFPNKIIVADGKIADAGKIFAKMFFDAGADYTTAICAAENQTMDELVRFSNEYSNKELQVEMTTNFTWEQVEAWKKSNVPQVVWHRARDAQASGVKWGKKDIETVSKLAQMGFKVTVTGGVAVEDIKLFKDIPIYIFIAGRTIRDAENPELAARAFKDEFKKYWK, from the coding sequence ATGGCATTACCTTTATTACAAATCGCCCTTGATAATTTAACTATTGAAGATGCTATAAAATCAGCAAGAAAAGCAGAAAAATATATTGATGTAATTGAAGTAGGGACTATTTTACTTGCATCAGAAGGTAAAAAAGCAATAAGTGAAATAAAAAAAGAATTTCCAAATAAAATAATTGTTGCTGATGGAAAAATTGCTGATGCTGGAAAAATTTTTGCTAAGATGTTCTTTGATGCAGGAGCTGATTACACAACTGCAATTTGTGCAGCAGAAAACCAAACAATGGATGAACTTGTAAGATTTTCAAATGAGTATTCTAATAAAGAATTACAAGTTGAAATGACAACTAATTTCACATGAGAACAAGTTGAAGCATGAAAAAAATCAAATGTACCTCAGGTAGTTTGACATCGAGCAAGAGATGCACAAGCATCAGGAGTAAAATGAGGTAAAAAAGATATTGAAACTGTATCAAAACTTGCGCAAATGGGATTTAAAGTAACAGTAACTGGCGGTGTCGCTGTTGAAGATATAAAACTATTTAAAGATATTCCGATATATATATTTATAGCTGGTAGAACAATTAGAGATGCAGAAAATCCTGAATTAGCTGCACGAGCATTTAAAGATGAATTTAAAAAATATTGAAAATAA
- a CDS encoding PTS sugar transporter subunit IIA, which translates to MNKINLLDILKKYQSINVNLVAKDWKEAVFLSIKPLIDNNLVEPRYYDAVIKNTIEYGPYYIISENLAMPHAQSDAGVKENSFSLITLKSPVYFEGDERPVRVLIALAATSAEIHTSEALPQIVAIFEDNNNLEKIINAKTSDEIIEIISKIDFQKYLI; encoded by the coding sequence ATGAATAAAATAAATTTATTAGATATTTTAAAAAAATATCAATCTATTAATGTAAATCTTGTGGCAAAAGATTGAAAAGAAGCTGTCTTCTTATCAATTAAACCATTAATTGATAATAATCTAGTTGAACCAAGATATTATGATGCTGTTATTAAAAATACCATTGAATATGGTCCGTACTACATAATTTCTGAAAATTTAGCTATGCCACATGCTCAAAGCGATGCAGGTGTTAAAGAAAACTCCTTTTCGTTGATTACATTAAAATCACCTGTTTATTTTGAAGGCGATGAAAGACCTGTAAGAGTTTTGATTGCTCTAGCTGCAACTAGTGCTGAAATACATACTTCTGAAGCTCTACCTCAAATAGTTGCAATTTTTGAAGATAACAATAATTTAGAAAAAATTATTAATGCAAAAACTAGTGATGAGATTATTGAAATAATTTCAAAAATTGACTTTCAAAAATATTTAATTTAA
- a CDS encoding PTS sugar transporter subunit IIB, whose product MQTLKIIAACGNGMGTSMIIKLKVQKIMKELGVSADVEALSMGQSKGMTNNADIIISSKHLSSEFDHNQRAKIVGVTNLMDENEIREALKSALGH is encoded by the coding sequence ATGCAAACATTAAAAATTATAGCTGCTTGTGGTAATGGTATGGGTACAAGCATGATAATAAAATTAAAAGTTCAAAAAATTATGAAGGAATTAGGTGTTAGTGCTGATGTTGAAGCTCTTTCTATGGGGCAATCAAAAGGTATGACTAATAATGCTGACATTATTATTTCTTCAAAGCACTTATCAAGTGAATTTGATCACAATCAAAGAGCAAAAATTGTAGGTGTAACAAACCTAATGGATGAAAACGAAATTAGAGAAGCATTAAAAAGTGCATTAGGTCATTAA
- a CDS encoding PTS ascorbate transporter subunit IIC, with translation MINNLEKRKKTNLIIGWIVFAAINLIIILTTLLVKSSQHKIPWSGRAWLDAFLFLLNKVYLDNFFKLPAVLLGSLTFIGYLVIGRGLRESIIGFLKTVIGFILLQIGSGTLVSLAKPVFDGISKISGSSVGIVPLDPYFSLASQQNFFSNKDIFGNNSYVSLISFSFILGFAINIIMVALKKWTNTNSLMITGHVMLQQAAVVTAIFYVILFQDLRIFDGTITFGEQTGLVIISGLFLGIYWATASTSTIKGTNAVTQNAGFAIGHQQMWAITASYKLGKYLGNKEDSAEHKKLPSYLKIFEDNIFTQTIIILSLFLTLFIVLIAVDPTKVIEKDLIKFTKDYDIWNKSFGGANFTLNIIGGSLKIVASLIAIITGVRMFITELQQSFHGISEKIIPGAVVAVDVAAVYGFSINSVTFGFLSGVIGQFLGVALVIALSLIPGQNVVFIGIPLFITLFFNSGSLGVYANASGGWKAALLLPGIIGFLEILIISFASRALFNGSANNLSPLSGGYIGMADWNLFFGLLFWFSSYHFAVAWILVILAIITMILIGMIVDNGSQTKATFLQKILKINPVLLPENK, from the coding sequence ATGATTAATAATTTAGAAAAAAGAAAAAAAACTAATTTAATAATTGGATGAATTGTCTTTGCTGCAATTAATTTAATTATTATTTTAACCACTTTGCTTGTGAAATCATCACAACATAAAATACCTTGAAGTGGTCGAGCATGATTAGATGCCTTTTTATTTTTATTAAATAAAGTTTATTTAGATAACTTCTTTAAACTTCCAGCGGTCCTTTTAGGTTCATTAACCTTCATTGGATATTTAGTTATTGGTAGAGGTTTAAGAGAATCAATAATAGGATTTTTAAAAACTGTTATTGGTTTTATATTATTACAAATCGGATCAGGAACACTAGTATCATTAGCTAAACCGGTATTTGATGGTATAAGTAAAATTTCCGGTTCAAGTGTTGGTATTGTTCCGCTTGATCCTTATTTCTCGCTAGCAAGTCAACAAAATTTCTTTAGTAATAAAGATATTTTTGGAAATAATTCTTATGTGTCATTAATTTCATTTTCATTTATTTTAGGATTTGCAATTAACATCATAATGGTTGCATTAAAAAAATGAACAAACACAAATAGTCTAATGATTACAGGGCATGTTATGCTACAACAAGCCGCTGTTGTTACTGCAATATTCTATGTAATTCTTTTTCAAGACCTAAGAATTTTCGATGGCACAATTACTTTTGGAGAACAAACTGGACTTGTGATAATATCCGGATTATTCTTAGGAATTTATTGAGCAACTGCATCTACATCAACTATAAAAGGTACAAATGCAGTAACTCAAAATGCAGGTTTTGCAATTGGTCATCAACAAATGTGAGCAATTACTGCATCATATAAACTAGGTAAATATCTAGGAAATAAAGAAGATTCAGCAGAACATAAAAAATTGCCTAGTTATTTAAAAATATTCGAAGACAATATATTCACTCAAACTATCATTATTCTTTCACTATTTTTAACTTTATTTATTGTTTTAATTGCTGTTGACCCAACAAAAGTAATTGAAAAAGATTTAATAAAATTCACAAAAGATTATGATATATGAAATAAATCCTTTGGTGGAGCTAACTTTACTCTAAATATTATTGGTGGCTCATTAAAAATCGTTGCTTCATTAATAGCTATTATCACTGGTGTTAGAATGTTCATTACTGAATTACAACAATCTTTTCATGGAATTAGTGAAAAAATAATACCAGGTGCTGTTGTTGCGGTAGACGTTGCAGCTGTCTATGGATTTTCAATTAACTCTGTAACATTTGGATTCTTATCAGGAGTTATAGGTCAATTCTTAGGTGTTGCATTAGTTATAGCTCTTTCATTAATACCTGGTCAAAATGTAGTATTTATTGGAATTCCATTGTTTATTACTTTATTCTTCAACTCTGGATCATTAGGAGTTTATGCAAATGCAAGTGGTGGATGAAAAGCTGCATTATTATTACCAGGAATAATTGGGTTCCTTGAAATATTAATTATTTCTTTTGCTTCAAGAGCATTATTCAATGGATCAGCTAACAACTTATCTCCACTTTCTGGTGGATACATTGGAATGGCTGATTGAAACTTATTCTTTGGACTACTATTCTGATTCTCATCATATCACTTTGCAGTTGCTTGAATATTAGTTATTTTAGCAATAATAACAATGATTCTAATCGGTATGATTGTAGATAATGGTTCACAAACAAAAGCTACATTTTTACAAAAAATATTAAAAATTAACCCGGTTCTTCTTCCAGAAAATAAATAA
- a CDS encoding phospho-furanose lactonase: MKKFARTVLGDIDPKELGVVDCHDHLIKNYGPEAHEHPDFVMLSINAAIKEMNEFIEKGGRTVVTMDPPNVGRDVYKMLEIAEKLKGKAHIIMATGFHKAAFYDKGASWLSLAPIDDIVEMIKAEIEIGMDEMNYSGPVVKRSKSKAGIIKAGTGYAAIDRLELKSLEIAARSSIETGAPILVHTQLGTMAYEAAQHLIDFGANPRKIQLSHLNKNPDKYYYEKIISELGVTLCFDGPDRVKYYTDATLAENIKYLVDKGYQKHITMALDAGRILYQRNYGIEKGKETFGLGYLFDRFIPLLKQVGVSDQAIEDILINNPREILSFDEKRKFDPSKVNPRVLELKRSLNVK; this comes from the coding sequence ATGAAGAAATTTGCAAGAACAGTATTAGGAGACATTGATCCAAAGGAATTAGGGGTCGTTGATTGTCATGATCATTTAATAAAAAATTATGGTCCAGAAGCGCATGAACACCCAGATTTTGTAATGCTTTCTATTAATGCTGCTATTAAGGAGATGAATGAATTCATCGAAAAAGGCGGAAGAACTGTTGTTACAATGGATCCGCCAAATGTTGGTAGGGATGTTTATAAAATGCTTGAAATCGCTGAAAAACTCAAAGGTAAGGCACATATTATAATGGCTACTGGTTTTCACAAAGCAGCATTCTATGATAAAGGAGCTTCATGATTATCTCTTGCGCCTATTGATGATATCGTAGAAATGATAAAAGCGGAAATCGAAATCGGAATGGATGAAATGAACTATAGTGGTCCGGTTGTTAAACGATCAAAATCAAAAGCAGGAATTATAAAGGCTGGAACTGGATATGCTGCAATTGATAGATTAGAATTAAAATCACTTGAAATTGCCGCTAGATCAAGTATTGAAACAGGTGCGCCAATATTAGTGCATACTCAGCTTGGTACAATGGCTTATGAAGCTGCTCAACATTTAATTGATTTTGGTGCAAATCCAAGAAAAATTCAATTATCACACTTAAATAAAAACCCGGATAAATATTACTATGAAAAAATCATTTCAGAGTTAGGTGTAACATTATGTTTTGATGGTCCAGACAGAGTTAAATATTACACTGATGCGACATTAGCTGAAAATATTAAATATCTTGTTGATAAAGGATATCAAAAACACATTACTATGGCACTTGATGCAGGAAGAATTTTATATCAAAGAAATTATGGTATAGAAAAGGGGAAAGAAACTTTCGGGTTAGGCTACTTATTTGATCGCTTTATACCATTACTAAAACAAGTTGGTGTTAGTGACCAGGCAATTGAGGATATTTTAATTAATAATCCAAGAGAAATTTTATCATTTGATGAAAAAAGAAAATTTGATCCTTCTAAGGTGAATCCTAGAGTACTTGAATTAAAAAGATCATTAAATGTTAAATAA
- the thiI gene encoding tRNA uracil 4-sulfurtransferase ThiI gives MYEKILIRYGELVLKKKNRKTFIKQLADNILNIVGQKPEIEFDRMYIDYSEESLEKLKYVFGISSYSPVIVVENDIEIFKENLTNLLEPNTKTFKIAARRNNKKFFYTSNQINNILGSYLLKKTNLCVNVHTPDQIFYIEVRSVKTFLFTNYIAGLGGLPVGVSGKVLHLISGGFDSPVAAFQMMKRGLRVEFLTFITPPQTDQKTIDKIVQLVKILNNYQNSCNLIIADYSHLMNYISFVSKESYKITLMRRSFYRIAEQIAKKHKILAISNGDNLGQVASQTLESLHTIGSATKLQILRPLLTFDKNQIINIAKEIKTHDISIIKANETCELFAPKEPITKPTIEQAIKLENELTNLLELEKELIEQKIEMIKINQKDY, from the coding sequence ATGTATGAAAAAATTTTAATAAGATATGGTGAACTTGTTCTTAAGAAAAAAAATCGCAAAACTTTTATAAAGCAACTTGCTGATAATATTTTAAATATCGTTGGTCAAAAGCCAGAAATTGAATTTGATCGTATGTATATTGATTATAGCGAAGAAAGCCTTGAAAAACTGAAATACGTTTTTGGTATTAGTTCATATTCACCGGTTATTGTTGTGGAAAATGATATTGAAATATTTAAAGAAAATCTAACAAACCTTTTAGAACCAAACACAAAAACATTTAAAATAGCTGCTAGAAGAAATAATAAAAAGTTTTTTTATACTTCTAACCAAATTAATAATATTTTAGGTTCATATCTACTTAAAAAAACAAATTTATGTGTGAATGTTCATACACCAGATCAAATTTTTTATATTGAAGTTAGAAGTGTAAAAACATTTCTTTTTACCAATTACATTGCTGGATTAGGTGGATTACCGGTTGGCGTTTCAGGTAAGGTTTTACACTTAATTTCTGGTGGTTTTGATTCACCTGTTGCTGCTTTTCAAATGATGAAAAGAGGACTACGAGTTGAGTTTTTAACATTTATCACGCCTCCTCAAACTGACCAAAAAACAATTGACAAAATCGTTCAATTAGTGAAAATATTAAATAATTATCAAAATAGCTGTAATTTAATTATTGCTGATTATTCACATTTAATGAACTATATTTCATTTGTTTCAAAAGAATCATATAAAATCACACTTATGAGGCGAAGTTTTTATCGTATTGCTGAGCAAATTGCTAAAAAACATAAAATTCTTGCAATTTCTAATGGGGATAATCTAGGACAAGTAGCTTCGCAAACCCTTGAATCATTACACACAATTGGATCAGCTACAAAACTTCAAATTTTGCGCCCCTTATTAACATTTGACAAAAATCAAATAATTAATATTGCAAAAGAAATTAAAACTCATGATATTTCAATAATTAAAGCTAATGAAACCTGTGAATTATTCGCTCCAAAAGAGCCAATAACCAAACCTACCATCGAACAGGCTATAAAATTAGAAAATGAATTAACTAATTTATTAGAACTTGAAAAAGAATTAATTGAACAAAAAATAGAAATGATAAAAATAAATCAAAAAGATTATTAA
- a CDS encoding HAD family hydrolase, with protein sequence MKKVAIFSDVDGTIYPFPSGILSKKNKDKVNEIVDRGVEFIINTGNGPYDKIKNLANNLKARYIIFSNGAFIYDNFKDEILNIEYIDHNEAKKVWDLAKELELPLYYFGTHRFFLKDATDKHREFFTEFCQYSNWIENGEIPHDLHKIETYGSYDKVKEFYKLAKERKINLNIVDLDRHIEITKPGISKGSGIKWICQNVLNIDVNDVMAIGDSQNDISMFQIVGYPYLMENSDPYTRTFGKYFTSTVDQDGLAEAIDDYLYRVDFDLKREISQQKSNKQQN encoded by the coding sequence ATGAAAAAGGTAGCAATTTTTAGTGATGTTGACGGAACAATTTATCCCTTTCCCAGTGGAATTCTTTCTAAAAAGAACAAAGATAAAGTCAATGAAATAGTAGATAGAGGTGTGGAATTTATCATTAATACTGGCAATGGCCCTTATGATAAGATAAAAAATTTAGCAAATAATTTAAAAGCTCGTTATATCATCTTTTCTAATGGTGCTTTTATCTATGATAATTTCAAAGATGAGATCTTAAATATTGAATATATCGATCATAATGAAGCTAAGAAAGTTTGAGACCTAGCTAAAGAATTAGAATTACCGCTTTATTATTTTGGTACACATCGATTTTTTTTAAAGGATGCGACCGATAAGCATCGAGAATTCTTTACTGAATTTTGTCAATATAGCAATTGAATTGAGAATGGTGAAATTCCTCATGATTTACACAAAATAGAAACATATGGCTCATATGATAAAGTAAAAGAGTTTTATAAGTTAGCAAAGGAAAGAAAAATTAATCTTAATATTGTTGATTTGGATAGACATATCGAAATTACTAAACCAGGAATATCAAAAGGTTCCGGAATTAAATGAATTTGTCAAAATGTTTTAAATATTGATGTAAATGATGTTATGGCTATTGGAGATAGCCAAAATGATATATCAATGTTTCAAATAGTTGGATATCCATATTTAATGGAAAATTCTGATCCATATACTAGAACATTCGGAAAATATTTTACTTCAACTGTTGATCAAGATGGTCTTGCAGAAGCTATTGATGATTATTTATATCGTGTTGATTTTGATCTTAAAAGAGAAATTTCACAACAAAAATCAAACAAACAACAAAATTAA